In Coraliomargarita sinensis, the genomic stretch TTTCACGGTCTCCCCATTACGCTCGGTAGTCCGGTAGGTGTAGGATCCGGTGTAACGGTAATAGTTGCGGCTGGCCTTCGGATCGACAACCAGACTGCCTCTGGTGTAAAGTTGCTTCCATTTCGAATCTCCGCTGCTGAAATCCAGTCCGAAACGCAGGTTTCCGTTCCAGCTGTCCGGGGTTTGCAGGTTGAGCATCTTATCAACGAGACTTTCTTCCTGCAAATGAGCGTCCTCCTCTTCAGAAAGCGGTAGCTCACGATCCGTGCCGGCCTTTTTCACCACCTGTCCGGTCTGGCTGTCAGATTTTTCCGCTTGGACAGCTTCATCCGTCACATAGCTCTCCTGCTTGAGGATACCTGCCTTCGGGAGGCGGATCTCACCCAACAACGCGGAATCAAGAACGAGGGTCGTTTCGTTCGATTTCGCCATGACTTCTCCAATCAGGCACTCACCGGACTTCATTGTGACTATGGTCTGACTTCCAGAACACACGGTCACACCCACACATAAGGCCAGGAGGAGGTGACTGCTTTTCAGGAAACTCATACTGCCATCTCTTTATAGCGCTGCTCGCGGATCACGGTTATCTCAATCGATCCGGGGTAGTTCAACTCGTTTTCGATCCGGCGGCTGATCGTTCTGGCCAGTTGTCGTGCTTCCTCATCACCTATCACATCCGGCTCGACAATGACGCGGACCTCGCGGCCCGCTTGAATAGCGTAAGCTTCGCTGACCCCATGCTCCGCCGCCGCGATCTCCTCGATACTGCGGACGCGCTGGATAAAGCCGTCGATGGACGAAGCGCGCGCCCCGGGACGCACAGCAGAGAGGGAATCAGCCACCATAACCAGTCCGGCGTAGGGGCTTTCGGCAGGGACCTCATTATGGTGGGCGGCTGCGGCATTAACCACGCGCGAGTCCTCGCCGTGCTGCTTAATGATATCCGCACCCACGATGGCGTGACTGCCTTCGTAGTCTTCATCGACCGCCTTGCCGATGTCGTGGAAAAGGCCGGCCCGCTTCGCAATGGCCGGGTCGAGTCCGATTTCCGAGGCAATCAACGCGCAGAGGTTGGCCACCTCGACGGAGTGGGCCAATGTATTCTGGTTGTTGGAAAGGCGGTAATGCAGCTTGCCGAGCAGCACCACGATCTCGGGATGCACATCGTGCAGTCGCAGTTTCCGAAGCGCGCTCTCACCCAGATGGATGACATTCGCCCGCATTTCCTCTTCTGCCTTGGCCACCTGCTCTTCGATACTGGCGGGGTGAATCCGGCCGTCCTTCAACAGGGCCTCCAGGGAAATGCGTGCAATTTCGCGCCGGACCGGATCAAAACAGGAGATCATAACCGAGTCCGGCGTCTCATCGATCATCAAGGTGGTGCCGGTCGCATGCTCAAAAGTACGGATGTTGCGCCCTTCCCGGCCGATGATGCGTCCTTTCATCTCGTCACTGGGCAAACTGACAACAGTCGCAGTAGCATCGTTCATCGGCTGACTGGTGATCCGCTGCATGGCTGCCAGCAAAATCCGCGTGGCCTCACCGTTCACTTCCGCTTCAGAGCGGCCAAGCTTCGAGCGCCGCAAATCAGCAATTTCCTGGGCACACTCCTTTTCGGTCGAACGCAGCAGGAGTTGGCGCGCATCGTTCTCATCCATGTGAGTGATCTGATGGAGTTTGAGCCGGTACAAGCGGCGCACTTTCTCGGCCTCGTGCTCCGCATCATCAAGTAAGCGCTGCTCGCGACTGACCTCTTTGTTTTTCTGCTCGATGAGGTTTTCCGCCTCTTTCAAATGCTCGGCTTTTCGGTCCAAATCGCGGGCGCGGACCGTGAGCTCATTCTCCCGGCTCGCGAGCATCCTCTCGTTTTCGGTCTGCTTCCTTTGCAGTTCGAGTTCCATCTCGTTGTGCTCCTCGCGCAGCTTGAGCTTGGCTTCGCGCAGCTCGACGTCGCATTTCAAGCGCTCGGACTCCTGGAGGCGGATTACCCGACGCCGGTAGATGAGCACGGCGAGACAGGCCCCGATAACGGCGCCCATTGCGATCCCCAAAGTCTGCTCAAAACTCATCGTTGATGTTGGCAGTCACTCTTTCGACGGGGTAATCGACAAAGCCCGGGCCTGCCAGCCCTGCCTGCGGGGTTTTCAGGCTAGATTGTTATTCGATTTAAACGCGTAAATCTCTGAATATCAAGATCAAGATATTGTAAATCAATGATGCTTTCGAAGGGTAGAAATAACGATATAAAACCCTAGTAAGCCCGAAACCAGAAAGCCGAGGATCCCGATGGCCGGATAACCGAAGAGCAGCGGCTTGACACCGGTGGTGATGACGAGCGAGGACCCGATAATCAGCGAGCCCACAATAATCCCCACCGTCAGCCGGTTCATGGAGGAGTTGAAGGTGTCTTCCAGGTTTTCCGTGCCGGTGTGGTGAAAGTTGATCTGTATGTCCTCCTCCTCGACGCGCTGCAGAATACGCTGCACATTTTCCGGAATCTGCTGCAGCCGCCGCAGCATCGCCAGCATCGGCCAGAGGCTTTGGCGCGTCATCCCGTTCATACTCCAGCGCTCTTTGTTGAGTTTTTTCAGGAAGGGTTCAGCGACTTTCTGAATATCGAATTTTGGATCGAGCGCGCGGGCGCTTTCCTCCACACAGAGGATCGCCTTCGAGAGTAAGGCATAATCCGACGACACCTGAATCCCGTTCGTCCCGAAAATGTAGAGCATTTCCAGACCGACGCGTCCGATCTCGGTGCCGGCCGGTCCAAACTTACGATGCTTGTTCAGCAGGTACGTCACCTCTTTTTCCAAGGGCCGACGATCAATCCGCCGGTTGTTCACTGACATTCGCTCGGCCACCCGGATGACCTTGTCCGCATCGCGGGAGGTGATGGCGGCAAATAAGTCCGCCAGTTCGTAACGCATTTCGACAGTAATTTGCCCGGCCTGCCCCCAGTCGAGAAAGCAAATGCGTTTATCCGCCGTAACAAGCATGTTGCCGGAATGCGGATCGGCATGGAAGAACCCGGTTCCGACAATCTGATGAAATACTGATTCGCCACCAAGCACAGCCAACTCAGCGGCATCCTCCGGCGTCAGTTGAACCTCATCCGGCGGCTCACCCTCGACCCACTCCGTCACGAGCAAACGGCGCGTGGTAAAAGACCGATACACCTTGGGTGCAAAAACCCGGGACTGGTCCGGATTCAATGAGCGGAAAATTTCGGCATTATCCGCCTCATTCAGATAGTTCAGCTCCTCCTCCAGACGTTCTTCCGCTTCCCGAACGAGCAGAGGTAGATTGTAAGGCTGAAGGTAATCGATGTGAGCGTGCAGCTGGCGGGCAAACCAGCCAATGATCTCCAGATCTGAGGAAATGGTCTTTCGGATATCCTCCCGCTGAACCTTGACGCAAACCGATTCGCCGGTGGCCAGTAGCCGGGCCTTGTAAACCTGCCCCAACGAACCTGCAGCCAGAGGTTCGGGGTCGAACTCAATGAAGTAATCGTCAATCTCGCCATCCAGCTCCTTGAGTAAGACGGGCTTAATTCTCTCAAACGACTGCGGTTCCACGTGGCTGCGCAGCTTCTTCAGCTCCATGACCAATGGCTCCGGCAGCTTATCGGGCCGGGTGCTCAGGATCTGACCGAATTTTACAAAAATCGGGCCGAGTTCCTCGCAGGCATTGCGCACCCGCTCATAAGGCGTCAGCCCGGAGACCTTTTTACGGACCAGATTCTTAAGAAGGAACTGCGGCGTATCCAATTGCAGCAACAAATCCTCGAATCCCCAGCGCACCAGAATCGCAACGATCTCAGGCGCCCGCACCGCATTGGCTAAATAGTTAAATGGTTTCATCCCCTATGTAGTAAGGTGTGAATGTGAAAGGTGAAAGGTATTCACGGAATTAAAGCTTTCTTCTAAACGCTGCGATACCTGATGACAGAATTTCTGCCTTACCACGAAGCTGTTCGGCCAAATGTTTTTCGATAAATTTTCGATCTTCAGCTAAGTAAAGCATACTACGAACCTCACCCGATGAGCCTTTAGCTATATCTAAATAGTGCCCGAAGTCTCTTGAAGTTCGCCGCTCAAAACCTTCAGCAATGTTATTCATTGAGGAAGTGGCTGCTCTTTCAATCTGATTTCGAAAGGAATAATCACTACAGCCGACCATGACATCGTAAATGCCATTTGCGAGGACACGAGATTGCTGCCAAATGCGAAGGTCTTCGAATCGTTCAGCAAATTCGGACATACTTACCTTGGTACTTTTCCACCTTCCAACATTCGCACCTTTTTAGAAATCACTCTCCATTCGGGAATTCCTTGTGCAACCTGCCCTCCAGTTCGGTTACGCGGGCCGCAAGGGCGTCGTATTGGTCTTTGGTCACCACGTTGGCGCGATGCAGCATCTCGTTGAAGAGTTTGCTTGCCTCGACTCTGGCCTTTTCGGTTTCCACTTTACCCTCTTCAACAATTTTGTCGGACATCTCGGCCGCTTCCTCGCGAGTCAGCTTGCCTTTTTCAACCAATTCATCGAGCGACTCCAGAACTTTGTCTTTCGTCACGACAGCCAGGCCTACGCCGGCCAACATACTTTTTTTAACGAGATCTATCATAGCAAACATACTGTAGCCTGATTCCGGCGAAAGACAAGGTCACAAAAAGTGTGATTCTTTTGACTCGTCCTGGAAACCCGCCAAACCGAATACCATCGTCCAAAAGCTCCACAGAAAAGTCCCTAGGGCTATGAGTCCCATCAATCGCTCTGTTCAACCACCCGATAAAATTTACTGGGGCCCTCCATTTCGACTGTCGTTTCCATTGTCTCATTGGAACTGCCGAAAACACTCCGCTGCGCAACAAATTCCCAGCTATCCGAGTCCGACAAATTCATGCTGCTCTGAAGTATTTGTTTGGTCGCACCCTCGGAAGGCGTCGGCCAAGTGATGATAAAGGCACTACGGATTTCAATAGGTCTGGCCAAAGTGCTCAAAAAATCCGGTAACGCTGAACGCGTATAAACGTTCAAATAAAAGCGATCCTTTTCAGCGGTGAGGACGGCCACTTGCCCATCGCTATCGAAAGCTACATCCGCCCCCGCAAAGTAATCTCCTGTCGTTACTTGAGCGATCAACGTCTCCGACCAAATCCCGCCCGATTCTTCAGCGACATAAAGCCTATTTTGTGCGGCATTGATATAAGTGATGGCAACCCCGGCAGCGGGATCGAAGTCGAGGGCAACCGATTCAAACATACCTGCAATCGTCGACACTTTGACCGTCGACCAAGCCGACACACCACGTTCGGAAAATCGAACGGCGTTTCCCACCGGATCGGAATAGGCGAGCTTCACCCCGTGTGCAGAGGAAAAATAGATATCGAAAGCGCAGAGTTTGAGTAAAGTATCATCATCGACCAATTCGATTGAAGATGGAGTCGTGGTATCGACCGATTGGTAAATGAGCTGCATTGGAGTTTCATCTAAAACGCCGTTTGCATTCAGATCTTCTCCTGTGTCGATTTCCCCATTCAGATTCACATCCTCTGAAAAAGTGGAATAGGCGACATGGCAATCGTCCCCTTCTCCAGCAACCGCCACAACGTGACAAACCGGGCCGTCGGAAAGCTTCGTTAGTGTCAGATTTTCATCTGCATAATAGTAATGCCAAAGCTCGTAGTCCGGATTGACGGCAAGCACGTGTAACCCCTCATTTGCGTCAACTGCCACGGACCCAACTCGCTTCGGGATCGGCAGGGTAGTTCTCGTGTTGGCCGGACTGACAAGTGTATCAATGTGGAGCAGGTCACCGGTCCAATGCGCAACCGTAACAGCAGTATCGTGACGACTTACCAAACTGGGTGCCTCAATTCCCTCTGAAAGATCCGTCACGGGCGCAGTGTTTGACCAAATCCCCGTATCGAGTGACACAAGGCTTAGCTGATAATACTCGCCTAGTACCGGAAAGCCGATGTCATTGTATTCCGGTGGATCAGGCTGATCCGAATAGTCCACCTTCAAAATTTCGAGCCCATTTGAATTCCAGACAAAAGTGGGCTCGTAACCGGAGGGAAGCGCCGGCAAAGGGTCCCCGAAATCGTCAAGTATGGGAAAGCCGTCTTCACTGAGTTGATAGCCCGTAGTCGCAATCGGCGTTTTCTGCCAGGCAGCTGAGGCAAAGTGGGTGAGGCCCAACCCCACGAGGGAAACGACAACAAGTGTCAGGTCATTAAAGTTCCCTCTAGCCATTTCTGCTAGTCATACCGCCATTTATGGGCATGCAATAAAAAAACGCGGTTCCTTTCGAAACCGCGTTGGTTAAAACTGTTTTTGGCCAAGCTTAGCGATGTCGCCCCTTGGTCAGCTTCTGCGCGATGAGGAACTGGACGTTCTTCTCAAGCCGCTCGAGTTCGAAGGGATCGATTCCTTCCGCTTCGGCCTCTTCGAGGGCTTGCTCGGCACGCGACTGGGCGGATTCGAGTTCGGAGAGGTCGATATCCTTGACGTCGATCGCGGCTTCGGTGAGCACGGAAACGGTGTTGCCAAGAACCTTGGCAAAACCGAAGTCGACCGCAATGAATTCGGTATCGGCCCCTTTGATCACCTTGAGCTCACCGGCCTTGATCTTGGTCACCAGAGGGACGTGGCCCGTGAGAATACCGGTTTCGCCGGACTCAGTGGGCAATACGACCTGATCGGCCTCGGTGGAGAGGACCTTGTCGTCGGGGGTGATGATTTCGAGTGTGAGCGACATTTTAGGTGCGAAGGTGAAAGGTGCGAAAGTGGCAGGTAGGCTACTTGTCGCTGGCTTCGAGTGCCTGGTCGATCGAGCCCTTCATGTAGAGATCATTTTCGGCCAGCTCGTCGCATTCGCCGTCGAGGATCATCTTGAAGCCCTTGATCGTATCCTGGATGGAAACGTATTGACCCGGAGTGCCAGTGAAGACTTCCGCCACGAAGAAGGGCTGGGAAAGGAATTTTTGCACCTTACGGGCCCGGTAAACGGCTTGCTTGTCCTCGGGGGAAAGCTCGTCGAGGCCGAGAATTGCGATGATGTCCTGAAGGTCCTTGTAGCGCTGAAGCACGTTTTGGACGCCGCGGGCCACCTTGTAGTGCTCCTCACCGACGATGGCCGGGTCGAGCGCATTGGAGATGGAGGAAAGTGGGTCCACCGCCGGGTAGATCCCCAGCTCGGCGATAGAACGTTCGAGAACGATCGTCGAGTCGAGGTGGGCGAAGGTGTTGGCCGGCGCAGGGTCGGTCAAGTCGTCGGCCGGCACGTAGACCGCCTGGAAGGAGGTAATCGAGCCCTTCTTGGTGGAGGTAATACGCTCCTGAAGGTTACCCATCTCCGCGGCCAGGGTCGGCTGATAACCCACGGCGGAGGGCGAGCGACCGAGCAGCGCGGAGACCTCGGAACCGGCTTGGGAGAAACGGAAAATGTTATCGACGAAGAGGAGAACGTCCTGGTTCTTCTCGTCACGGAAGTATTCGGCCATGGTCAGACCGGAAAGCGCGACACGCATACGGGCACCGGGGGGCTCGTTCATTTGACCGTAGACCAGTGCCACCTTGGAGTTCGCGATGTTTTCCTGGTCGATCACGCCCGCGTCGGACATTTCGTGGTAAAGGTCATTGCCCTCACGGGAGCGCTCACCCACCCCGGCGAAAACGGAGTAACCCCCGTGTGCCTTGGCGATGTTGTTGATGAGCTCCATAATCACAACCGTCTTACCCACACCGGCACCACCAAAGGCGCCGACTTTACCACCCTTGGTGAAGGGGCAAATGAGGTCGATGACCTTGATCCCGGTCTCAAGGATTTCCGCCTCGGTAGCCTGGTCAATCAGTTCGGGGGGCATGCGGTGGATCCCGCGGCGCTCCTCGGTCGCGACCGGGCCCTTTTCGTCGACGGTGTCGCCGGTGACGTTGAAGATGCGGCCGAGTACGGCTTCGCCCACCGGAACGGAAATAGCATTACCGGTGCCGGTAATCTCCATACCACGGGTCAGCCCGTCGGTGGAAGACATGGCCACGGCGCGGACAACGCCCTCGCCAAGGTGCTGCTGCACTTCGAGTGTCAGCTTCTTGGCTTCGCCGTTAACAGTGTAGTCGACGGTCAGCGCGTCGAGAATGTCAGGCACGCCGTCCCCTGGGAACTTGGCGTCGATGACTGCGCCGATGACTTGAACGATTTTACCGGTTGAGGTGCTCATGATTATAAAGGTTTGAAAGTATAAAGGTAAAAGGTGGGAAAGTAATTAGTTGGCGGCGGAGGCAGCGGCGATTTCGAGGATCTCCTGGGTAATCGCAGCCTGACGGGCCTTGTTGTAGTCGAGAGTAAGATCGTCCACGAGGTTGGAGGCGTTATCGGTGGCGGCCTTCATCGCGACCATCCGTGCGCTGTACTCGGCGGCGCGGCTCTCGAGAACGAGTTGGTGAATAATGACGTTGACGTAAAGACCGGGAAGCTCGGTGAGCACATCCTCTGCCGAGGGCTCAAAGGTCATCTCGCGGGCATCTTTGCGCGCATCGAGAATTTCGTCGGCACCGGCCACGCGTTTCTTGAGTTGGTCGAGCACCTCACGCAGATCCACGATCGGCAGAAGCGGCTGGATGACCGGCTCCTGGATGAGCACGTTCACGAAACTGGGATAGGCGACTTCGATCGTATCGATCTCACCATTGATGTAAGCATCGATAAGGAGCTTCAACATCGGACGCAGTTCGGAGAAGCCCGCTTTATCCGAAATAGTGAAATCGGCAATCAAGTCCCGCTTGCTACGGGAAACAAACTGAGTGGCCTTTCGCCCGATGGTGACAAACTTGGCATCACCCTTCACTTCGTCGGCAATCTTGCGGAAGAGGTTGGTGTTGAGCGGACCACAGAGACCCTTGTCGGTCGAGACCACCAGAATCCCGCGGGTGTTGACCTCGCGCTTTTCGAAATAAGGATGCGCGATGGTCGCACCGCTGAGCTCGAGCTTCTCGCCCACCGTGTCAAGGAGATCCGCAAGTAACAAGGCGTAGGGACGGCCGGCAACAGCTGCGTCCTGCGCACGCTTCATCTTGGAGGAAGAAACGAGCTGCATCGCACGCGTGATCTGCCGGGTGTTCTTAACCGACTTGATGCGGCGGCGGATGTCGCGGAGGTTGGCCATTTATATCAGAGGACAGAGTTCAGAAGTCAGAGGACAGAAAATATTAAGCGGAATAGCCGGCTTTCCACTCTTCGATGGAAGTCTTGAGCTGACCCTCGATCTCTTCGCTGAGAGCCTTTTCGGCGCGAATCTTGTCCATGAGTTTGGCACCACGGGTCTCAAAGAATTCACGGAGGCTAATGGTGGCTGTAACGATCTGCTTGACCTCGACGTCGTCGAAGTAACCGTTTTGCACCGCCCAGATGAGGGACGACTGCACTTCCACCGGAATCGGATTGAAGGCGGTTTGCTTGAAGAGTTCGACGACGCGAGCACCGCGGTCGAGTTGCGACTTGGTCTTGGCATCGAGGTCGGAACCGAACTGGGCGAAGGCAGCAAGCTCACGATACTGGGCAAGTTGCAGCTTCACCTTACCGGCCACCTTCTTGATCGCCTTGATCTGGGCGGCCGAGCCGACACGGGACACGGAAAGACCCACAGAAACCGCCGGGCGGATGCCCTGATTGAAAAGATCGGTTTCGAGGAACACCTGACCATCGGTAATGGAGATCACGTTGGTCGGGATATAAGCGGACACGTCGCCCGCCTGTGTCTCAATAATGGGCAGCGCTGTCAGTGAGCCGTTCCCGTTATCCTCGTTCACACGAGCGGAACGTTCGAGAAGGCGGGAGTGGAGATAGAACACGTCACCCGGATATGCCTCACGGCCGGAGGGGCGCTTGAGGATGAGTGAAATTTGACGATAGGCCACCGCCTGCTTGGAAAGGTCATCGTAAACGATGAGCGCATCCATGCCGTTACGCATGAAGAATTCACCCATGGAAGCACCGGCGAAGGGAGCGATGTATTGGTTGGCCGGGTTATCGGCGGCAGGTGCACTGACGATGATGGTATAATCCATCGCGCCGGCTTTCTCCAGCACGTTGATCGTTCGGGCGATGTTGGAATTCTTTTGGCCCACCGCGACGTAAATGGAATATACCGGACGGAAACCCTCTTCAAAGGTACCGTCTTCCTTACGGTGCTGGTTATTGATGTTGGCCTGATTGATGATGGTGTCGATCGCGATGGTGGTCTTACCGGTCGCACGGTCACCAATAATGAGCTCACGCTGGCCACGGCCGATCGGGATCATCGAGTCGATCGCCATGATACCGGTCTGCAAGGGCTGGTCGACTGACTTACGCGGGATGATCCCGGGAGCGATTTGGTCGACCGGGTACGTCTCGCTGGACTCGATCGGGCCCTTGCCGTCTACGGGTTGGCCGATGGCATCGACCACACGGCCGAGGAGGCCCATGCCAACCGGAACGGAAAGCAGCTTGCCGGTAGTGCTGGCTTCGTCGCCTTCCTTCAGCTTGGAGTAGTCACCCAGGATAACGCAACCGACCTCGTCTTCTTCAAGGTTGAGGGCGAGGCCGAAAACGCCGTCACCGAAATCGATCATTTCGTTGTACATGACGCCGGAGAGGCCTTCCAGTTTGGCCACACCGTCCGCGATAGTGACAATTTTGCCGGTGTTGGACTTGACGGCGCCCGCTTCAAAAGAGGCGATTTCCTTTTCGATCTGTTCGACTATAGTGCTCATTGTAAGAGAAGGTAGAAATTAGAAGTTAGGAGTCTGAAATTTAGTGAACGTTGTCTGCCAGTCGCTTGAGGCGGCCGGACACTGAGGCATCGTAAACATCATCGCCAATCCGGATGCGTACACCGGCGATGAGCGAAGGGTCGTCCTGAGTGACCGCCGAAATGGGGCGGCCATAGACTTGTGTGAAATTTGATTCGATGGCGGAAAGCGTATCCGCACTGAGTGCGCCGGGAGTCGAAACCACCGCAGTTTGTTCTGCAACAGCCTTGCGGATATAGTAAAGGTAGGTTTTGAGAAGGGCCAGCTTGTTGCGGAGCTCAGCCTTCTTCAGTGCGTTCAGGACATCCGTCACACGGGACTCCGTCACCACTCCGTTGTCGAGGGACAATTCGACCAGATTACGGGCAAACTGAAGAATCTTTTTATCTCTGGTCATGGATGATAAAAACGGAGCAGATTAGTTAGAAGACCCAGCCAATTCCTTGGCGGCAGCGTCGGAGAATGTTTTTCTGTCTTCCTCGGAGAGCTCTTTGGAAAGCACCGTGGAAGTTGTGGTAACAACGAGACGCGCGACCTCCTGGCGTACATCGGACAACATCTTCTGGCGCTCGAGCTCCGTTGCTTCACTGGCCTTGCGGATGATCGATTCCGCTTGGTTCGCGGCTTCCTGAGTCTTTTTCTCGATCATTTCCTTCGATTGCTCGCGGGCCTCTGAGAGAATGCGCTGGGCTTCCTGAGCGGCTTCCTTGACCTTCTCCGAGCGCTCGCGCTCGGCCTCAGCCAGTTGAGTCTTCATCTCCTCGGCATACTGAAGACCGTCCGCAATCTTTTGCTGACGCTCGTCCAGGGTCTTGGCAATGGGCTTAATCGCAAAACGATAGAGCAGGAATGCGATTATGGTAAAGTTGATCGCTTGCGCGATGATCAGAGACGGATTGAAACCGAACTCCCGCGCAAACTCACCACTGGCGGGATTGGTGGCTGCTAAAAATATGAAGTCCATCGTATTACCGAGGTTAGTTTAGTAAGAGAAAATTTCCGGGCCTGCATGTACAGGCCCGGAAAGAAAGGTTAGCCCAGGATCAAGCAAAGAATCGCCACACCCTCGGCAAGCGCCATTGCAAGAATGGATTGAATCAGGACCTTACCGGATGCTTCCGGGTTACGGCCAACAGATTCACAAGCCTTGTAGCCAATCAGGCCAACACCCAGAGCACCACCAAGTGCGCCCAAAGCGGATGTAATGCTACCGGTCACGCCAGTAGCCTTAACTGCCTCTGTTACTGCTTCTGTCGCCTCTGCTACTGCGGTAGCGTCTGTTGCTGCAAGTATTTCAAACATAGTATTTAGTGTTATTGTTATTTATGTAGTTCGTTTTTGAAGTATTCAGGCATCTGTGAGTTAACTCTGGCCCGATGCTACCTCAAAAGTGTGCTAGTGTTCTTCTTCGTGGTTACAGATTAATCCGATGTAAACAGCAGTCAGGA encodes the following:
- a CDS encoding phasin family protein, translated to MIDLVKKSMLAGVGLAVVTKDKVLESLDELVEKGKLTREEAAEMSDKIVEEGKVETEKARVEASKLFNEMLHRANVVTKDQYDALAARVTELEGRLHKEFPNGE
- the atpC gene encoding ATP synthase F1 subunit epsilon, yielding MSLTLEIITPDDKVLSTEADQVVLPTESGETGILTGHVPLVTKIKAGELKVIKGADTEFIAVDFGFAKVLGNTVSVLTEAAIDVKDIDLSELESAQSRAEQALEEAEAEGIDPFELERLEKNVQFLIAQKLTKGRHR
- a CDS encoding ABC1 kinase family protein produces the protein MKPFNYLANAVRAPEIVAILVRWGFEDLLLQLDTPQFLLKNLVRKKVSGLTPYERVRNACEELGPIFVKFGQILSTRPDKLPEPLVMELKKLRSHVEPQSFERIKPVLLKELDGEIDDYFIEFDPEPLAAGSLGQVYKARLLATGESVCVKVQREDIRKTISSDLEIIGWFARQLHAHIDYLQPYNLPLLVREAEERLEEELNYLNEADNAEIFRSLNPDQSRVFAPKVYRSFTTRRLLVTEWVEGEPPDEVQLTPEDAAELAVLGGESVFHQIVGTGFFHADPHSGNMLVTADKRICFLDWGQAGQITVEMRYELADLFAAITSRDADKVIRVAERMSVNNRRIDRRPLEKEVTYLLNKHRKFGPAGTEIGRVGLEMLYIFGTNGIQVSSDYALLSKAILCVEESARALDPKFDIQKVAEPFLKKLNKERWSMNGMTRQSLWPMLAMLRRLQQIPENVQRILQRVEEEDIQINFHHTGTENLEDTFNSSMNRLTVGIIVGSLIIGSSLVITTGVKPLLFGYPAIGILGFLVSGLLGFYIVISTLRKHH
- a CDS encoding F0F1 ATP synthase subunit delta; this encodes MTRDKKILQFARNLVELSLDNGVVTESRVTDVLNALKKAELRNKLALLKTYLYYIRKAVAEQTAVVSTPGALSADTLSAIESNFTQVYGRPISAVTQDDPSLIAGVRIRIGDDVYDASVSGRLKRLADNVH
- the atpA gene encoding F0F1 ATP synthase subunit alpha — encoded protein: MSTIVEQIEKEIASFEAGAVKSNTGKIVTIADGVAKLEGLSGVMYNEMIDFGDGVFGLALNLEEDEVGCVILGDYSKLKEGDEASTTGKLLSVPVGMGLLGRVVDAIGQPVDGKGPIESSETYPVDQIAPGIIPRKSVDQPLQTGIMAIDSMIPIGRGQRELIIGDRATGKTTIAIDTIINQANINNQHRKEDGTFEEGFRPVYSIYVAVGQKNSNIARTINVLEKAGAMDYTIIVSAPAADNPANQYIAPFAGASMGEFFMRNGMDALIVYDDLSKQAVAYRQISLILKRPSGREAYPGDVFYLHSRLLERSARVNEDNGNGSLTALPIIETQAGDVSAYIPTNVISITDGQVFLETDLFNQGIRPAVSVGLSVSRVGSAAQIKAIKKVAGKVKLQLAQYRELAAFAQFGSDLDAKTKSQLDRGARVVELFKQTAFNPIPVEVQSSLIWAVQNGYFDDVEVKQIVTATISLREFFETRGAKLMDKIRAEKALSEEIEGQLKTSIEEWKAGYSA
- the atpD gene encoding F0F1 ATP synthase subunit beta — translated: MSTSTGKIVQVIGAVIDAKFPGDGVPDILDALTVDYTVNGEAKKLTLEVQQHLGEGVVRAVAMSSTDGLTRGMEITGTGNAISVPVGEAVLGRIFNVTGDTVDEKGPVATEERRGIHRMPPELIDQATEAEILETGIKVIDLICPFTKGGKVGAFGGAGVGKTVVIMELINNIAKAHGGYSVFAGVGERSREGNDLYHEMSDAGVIDQENIANSKVALVYGQMNEPPGARMRVALSGLTMAEYFRDEKNQDVLLFVDNIFRFSQAGSEVSALLGRSPSAVGYQPTLAAEMGNLQERITSTKKGSITSFQAVYVPADDLTDPAPANTFAHLDSTIVLERSIAELGIYPAVDPLSSISNALDPAIVGEEHYKVARGVQNVLQRYKDLQDIIAILGLDELSPEDKQAVYRARKVQKFLSQPFFVAEVFTGTPGQYVSIQDTIKGFKMILDGECDELAENDLYMKGSIDQALEASDK
- a CDS encoding DUF481 domain-containing protein, whose translation is MSFLKSSHLLLALCVGVTVCSGSQTIVTMKSGECLIGEVMAKSNETTLVLDSALLGEIRLPKAGILKQESYVTDEAVQAEKSDSQTGQVVKKAGTDRELPLSEEEDAHLQEESLVDKMLNLQTPDSWNGNLRFGLDFSSGDSKWKQLYTRGSLVVDPKASRNYYRYTGSYTYRTTERNGETVKSTDRYDANFTYRRDVADSIFLQNSVGGRVDEIKGINHEVQELVGVGLRVKPVEKMEFIIGGGGGVEDYDPDFEDTRSGVNPVANVFQELTWRPFEKATLAQEFNYFINPDDDAQYNYVFSASFRYRLTDLLGFEISYDQNFDNDVGNGNVRDDSRWRNAIIVYF
- a CDS encoding four helix bundle protein, with the translated sequence MSEFAERFEDLRIWQQSRVLANGIYDVMVGCSDYSFRNQIERAATSSMNNIAEGFERRTSRDFGHYLDIAKGSSGEVRSMLYLAEDRKFIEKHLAEQLRGKAEILSSGIAAFRRKL
- the atpG gene encoding ATP synthase F1 subunit gamma, yielding MANLRDIRRRIKSVKNTRQITRAMQLVSSSKMKRAQDAAVAGRPYALLLADLLDTVGEKLELSGATIAHPYFEKREVNTRGILVVSTDKGLCGPLNTNLFRKIADEVKGDAKFVTIGRKATQFVSRSKRDLIADFTISDKAGFSELRPMLKLLIDAYINGEIDTIEVAYPSFVNVLIQEPVIQPLLPIVDLREVLDQLKKRVAGADEILDARKDAREMTFEPSAEDVLTELPGLYVNVIIHQLVLESRAAEYSARMVAMKAATDNASNLVDDLTLDYNKARQAAITQEILEIAAASAAN
- the rny gene encoding ribonuclease Y, whose protein sequence is MSFEQTLGIAMGAVIGACLAVLIYRRRVIRLQESERLKCDVELREAKLKLREEHNEMELELQRKQTENERMLASRENELTVRARDLDRKAEHLKEAENLIEQKNKEVSREQRLLDDAEHEAEKVRRLYRLKLHQITHMDENDARQLLLRSTEKECAQEIADLRRSKLGRSEAEVNGEATRILLAAMQRITSQPMNDATATVVSLPSDEMKGRIIGREGRNIRTFEHATGTTLMIDETPDSVMISCFDPVRREIARISLEALLKDGRIHPASIEEQVAKAEEEMRANVIHLGESALRKLRLHDVHPEIVVLLGKLHYRLSNNQNTLAHSVEVANLCALIASEIGLDPAIAKRAGLFHDIGKAVDEDYEGSHAIVGADIIKQHGEDSRVVNAAAAHHNEVPAESPYAGLVMVADSLSAVRPGARASSIDGFIQRVRSIEEIAAAEHGVSEAYAIQAGREVRVIVEPDVIGDEEARQLARTISRRIENELNYPGSIEITVIREQRYKEMAV